The following are encoded together in the Streptomyces asoensis genome:
- a CDS encoding LacI family DNA-binding transcriptional regulator — MTAAGKHQVSRAETSRRGSRPGRAGIRDVAAAAGVSITTVSDALNGKGRLPDATRRHVREVADRLGYRPSAAARTLRTGKSGLIGLTVTTYGDEPFTFTEFAYFAEMARAATSAALARGYALVILPATSRHDVWSNVALDGTVVIDPSDQDPVVSELVRQGLPVVSDGRPAGTLPVTAWVDNDHEAAVLDILDHLADAGARRIGLLTGTTTDTYTHLSTSAYLRWCERVGQDPVYEAYPAHDPCAGAVAADRLLARPDRPDAVYGLFDPNGTDLLAAARRYGLRVPEDLLVVCCSESTVYANTEPPVTTLSLKPRRIGTAVIQLLIDAIEGEETDRPVEQVIPTELFVRTSSQRRSPRTTVSPPRTPEGK; from the coding sequence ATGACAGCAGCAGGGAAGCACCAGGTGAGCCGCGCGGAAACCTCACGCCGAGGCAGCCGGCCGGGCCGGGCGGGCATCAGGGACGTGGCCGCCGCCGCCGGAGTGTCCATCACGACCGTATCCGACGCCCTCAACGGCAAGGGCAGGCTCCCGGACGCCACCCGTCGCCATGTCCGCGAGGTCGCCGACCGACTCGGCTACCGCCCATCGGCGGCGGCCCGAACCCTCCGTACCGGCAAGTCGGGCCTCATCGGCCTGACCGTGACGACGTACGGGGATGAACCTTTCACCTTCACCGAGTTCGCCTACTTCGCGGAGATGGCGCGCGCCGCCACCTCGGCCGCGCTCGCCCGCGGCTACGCGCTCGTGATCCTCCCCGCGACCTCGCGCCACGACGTCTGGTCCAACGTGGCCCTGGACGGCACGGTCGTCATCGACCCCTCCGACCAGGACCCGGTGGTCAGCGAGCTGGTCCGGCAGGGCTTACCCGTCGTCTCCGACGGCCGCCCGGCCGGCACGCTCCCGGTCACCGCCTGGGTGGACAACGATCACGAGGCCGCCGTCCTCGACATCCTCGACCACCTGGCCGACGCCGGCGCCCGCCGCATCGGCCTGCTCACGGGCACCACGACCGACACCTACACACACCTGTCCACCAGCGCGTACCTGCGGTGGTGCGAACGGGTCGGCCAGGACCCGGTCTACGAGGCCTACCCCGCGCACGACCCGTGCGCCGGGGCCGTGGCCGCCGACCGGCTGCTGGCCCGTCCCGACCGGCCCGACGCCGTCTACGGCCTGTTCGACCCCAACGGCACCGACCTGCTCGCCGCCGCCCGCCGCTACGGGCTGCGCGTGCCCGAGGACCTGCTGGTCGTGTGTTGCAGCGAGTCCACGGTGTACGCCAACACCGAGCCGCCCGTCACCACGCTCTCGCTCAAACCCCGGCGCATCGGCACGGCGGTGATCCAACTCCTCATCGACGCCATCGAGGGAGAGGAGACGGACCGTCCGGTGGAGCA